In a genomic window of Gossypium arboreum isolate Shixiya-1 chromosome 9, ASM2569848v2, whole genome shotgun sequence:
- the LOC108456210 gene encoding importin subunit alpha-4-like isoform X4 — protein MPLRPSSTRKDVEVRKKGYKTLVLDGEEARRRREDNLVVIRKSKREDSLLKKRKDGFFVINHSLYQKQLECVPLMVKGVSSDNPALQLEATTLFRKLLSVEPCPPIEQVIEAGIVPRLVEFLDNHDQPQLQFEAAWALTNIASGTSEHTHVVIQNGAVPKFVQLLCSSIADVREQAVWALGNIAGDSPKSRDIVLNHGGLIPLLGQLNQHSKLSLLRNATWALLNFCRGKPPAPFHQVKPALQVLHRLIESSDEEILTDACWALSYISDGMSEKIQAVIEAGICPRLVELLHHPSEAVVVPALRTIGNIVTGDDSQTQVVIDNEGLPCLYNFVSQNYKRIIKKEACWTISNITAGNRNQIQAVIEANIISPLVHLLQHAELEIKKEAAWAIFNAISIGSHEQIQYLVKQGCMKPLCDLLACSDPRIVTLCLEGLDNILKIGETDTTLSNNGSGVNIYTEMIEECDGLEKIENLQSHENNEIYNKAVQMLERYWLEEKEEEEEEEDHFGDSQFSYGINTASIWRFKF, from the exons ATGCCTTTAAGACCAAGTAGTACTAGAAAGGATGTTGAAGTGAGGAAGAAAGGGTACAAAACTTTAGTATTAGATGGTGAAGAAGCAAGAAGGAGAAGAGAAGACAATTTGGTGGTGATAAGGAAATCCAAAAGAGAAGACAGTCTCCTCAAGAAAAGGAAGGATGGGTTCTTTGTTATCAATCACAGTTTGTATCAAAAGC AGTTGGAATGTGTTCCATTGATGGTAAAAGGAGTATCATCAGATAATCCTGCATTGCAATTGGAAGCAACCACTCTCTTTCGAAAACTATTATCCGTTG AGCCATGCCCTCCCATCGAGCAGGTAATCGAAGCAGGCATTGTTCCTCGATTAGTGGAGTTTCTTGACAATCATGATCAGCCTCAATTGCAG TTTGAGGCAGCATGGGCATTGACTAATATTGCATCTGGTACATCGGAGCACACACATGTTGTTATTCAAAATGGTGCTGTGCCCAAATTTGTGCAACTTCTTTGCTCTTCAATTGCTGATGTTCGAGAGCAG GCTGTTTGGGCATTAGGTAACATTGCTGGTGATTCACCAAAATCTAGAGATATAGTTCTTAATCATGGTGGGCTAATACCACTACTGGGACAATTGAATCAACATTCCAAATTATCTCTCCTACGGAATGCCACTTGGGCTTTACTAAACTTCTGCCGAGGCAAGCCACCAGCACCTTTCCACCAG GTTAAGCCTGCATTGCAAGTGTTGCACCGCCTGATTGAATCGAGTGACGAAGAAATTCTGACCGATGCTTGTTGGGCGCTTTCTTATATTTCCGACGGTATGAGCGAAAAGATTCAGGCCGTGATCGAGGCGGGCATATGTCCACGACTCGTGGAGCTTCTTCA TCATCCTTCAGAAGCTGTTGTTGTCCCTGCACTTCGGACCATAGGGAACATTGTTACCGGTGATGATTCTCAGACTCAG GTTGTAATTGACAATGAAGGTCTACCTTGTCTCTACAATTTTGTGTcccaaaattacaaaaggatTATCAAGAAAGAGGCTTGTTGGACAATTTCAAATATTACAGCTGGGAATAGAAACCAAATACAG GCTGTCATTGAAGCAAACATAATTAGTCCACTTGTTCACCTCCTTCAACATGCTGAACTTGAAATCAAGAAAGAAGCTGCTTGGGCTATTTTCAATGCTATCTCCATAGGCTCCCATGAACAGATTCA ATACTTAGTGAAACAAGGTTGTATGAAGCCACTTTGTGATCTATTGGCCTGCTCCGATCCAAGGATTGTGACATTATGTCTTGAGGGTCTTGATAATATTCTAAAGATTGGTGAGACAGATACAACATTAAGTAACAATGGTAGTGGGGTAAATATATACACTGAAATGATTGAAGAATGTGATGGTTTGGAGAAAATTGAGAATCTACAAAGCCATGAAAACAATGAGATCTACAACAAGGCAGTACAAATGTTAGAGAGGTATTGGTTGGAGGAAAaagaagaggaagaggaagaggaagatCACTTTGGTGATTCAcaattttcttatggaattaacACTGCCTCTATTTGGAGATTTAAATTTTAG
- the LOC108456210 gene encoding importin subunit alpha-4-like isoform X3, whose translation MPLRPSSTRKDVEVRKKGYKTLVLDGEEARRRREDNLVVIRKSKREDSLLKKRKDGFFVINHSLYQKHSNVRIQLECVPLMVKGVSSDNPALQLEATTLFRKLLSVEPCPPIEQVIEAGIVPRLVEFLDNHDQPQLQFEAAWALTNIASGTSEHTHVVIQNGAVPKFVQLLCSSIADVREQAVWALGNIAGDSPKSRDIVLNHGGLIPLLGQLNQHSKLSLLRNATWALLNFCRGKPPAPFHQVKPALQVLHRLIESSDEEILTDACWALSYISDGMSEKIQAVIEAGICPRLVELLHHPSEAVVVPALRTIGNIVTGDDSQTQVVIDNEGLPCLYNFVSQNYKRIIKKEACWTISNITAGNRNQIQAVIEANIISPLVHLLQHAELEIKKEAAWAIFNAISIGSHEQIQYLVKQGCMKPLCDLLACSDPRIVTLCLEGLDNILKIGETDTTLSNNGSGVNIYTEMIEECDGLEKIENLQSHENNEIYNKAVQMLERYWLEEKEEEEEEEDHFGDSQFSYGINTASIWRFKF comes from the exons ATGCCTTTAAGACCAAGTAGTACTAGAAAGGATGTTGAAGTGAGGAAGAAAGGGTACAAAACTTTAGTATTAGATGGTGAAGAAGCAAGAAGGAGAAGAGAAGACAATTTGGTGGTGATAAGGAAATCCAAAAGAGAAGACAGTCTCCTCAAGAAAAGGAAGGATGGGTTCTTTGTTATCAATCACAGTTTGTATCAAAAGCATTCAAATGTAAGAATTC AGTTGGAATGTGTTCCATTGATGGTAAAAGGAGTATCATCAGATAATCCTGCATTGCAATTGGAAGCAACCACTCTCTTTCGAAAACTATTATCCGTTG AGCCATGCCCTCCCATCGAGCAGGTAATCGAAGCAGGCATTGTTCCTCGATTAGTGGAGTTTCTTGACAATCATGATCAGCCTCAATTGCAG TTTGAGGCAGCATGGGCATTGACTAATATTGCATCTGGTACATCGGAGCACACACATGTTGTTATTCAAAATGGTGCTGTGCCCAAATTTGTGCAACTTCTTTGCTCTTCAATTGCTGATGTTCGAGAGCAG GCTGTTTGGGCATTAGGTAACATTGCTGGTGATTCACCAAAATCTAGAGATATAGTTCTTAATCATGGTGGGCTAATACCACTACTGGGACAATTGAATCAACATTCCAAATTATCTCTCCTACGGAATGCCACTTGGGCTTTACTAAACTTCTGCCGAGGCAAGCCACCAGCACCTTTCCACCAG GTTAAGCCTGCATTGCAAGTGTTGCACCGCCTGATTGAATCGAGTGACGAAGAAATTCTGACCGATGCTTGTTGGGCGCTTTCTTATATTTCCGACGGTATGAGCGAAAAGATTCAGGCCGTGATCGAGGCGGGCATATGTCCACGACTCGTGGAGCTTCTTCA TCATCCTTCAGAAGCTGTTGTTGTCCCTGCACTTCGGACCATAGGGAACATTGTTACCGGTGATGATTCTCAGACTCAG GTTGTAATTGACAATGAAGGTCTACCTTGTCTCTACAATTTTGTGTcccaaaattacaaaaggatTATCAAGAAAGAGGCTTGTTGGACAATTTCAAATATTACAGCTGGGAATAGAAACCAAATACAG GCTGTCATTGAAGCAAACATAATTAGTCCACTTGTTCACCTCCTTCAACATGCTGAACTTGAAATCAAGAAAGAAGCTGCTTGGGCTATTTTCAATGCTATCTCCATAGGCTCCCATGAACAGATTCA ATACTTAGTGAAACAAGGTTGTATGAAGCCACTTTGTGATCTATTGGCCTGCTCCGATCCAAGGATTGTGACATTATGTCTTGAGGGTCTTGATAATATTCTAAAGATTGGTGAGACAGATACAACATTAAGTAACAATGGTAGTGGGGTAAATATATACACTGAAATGATTGAAGAATGTGATGGTTTGGAGAAAATTGAGAATCTACAAAGCCATGAAAACAATGAGATCTACAACAAGGCAGTACAAATGTTAGAGAGGTATTGGTTGGAGGAAAaagaagaggaagaggaagaggaagatCACTTTGGTGATTCAcaattttcttatggaattaacACTGCCTCTATTTGGAGATTTAAATTTTAG
- the LOC108456210 gene encoding importin subunit alpha-4-like isoform X2, with product MPLRPSSTRKDVEVRKKGYKTLVLDGEEARRRREDNLVVIRKSKREDSLLKKRKDGFFVINHSLYQKHSNLECVPLMVKGVSSDNPALQLEATTLFRKLLSVEPCPPIEQVIEAGIVPRLVEFLDNHDQPQLQFEAAWALTNIASGTSEHTHVVIQNGAVPKFVQLLCSSIADVREQAVWALGNIAGDSPKSRDIVLNHGGLIPLLGQLNQHSKLSLLRNATWALLNFCRGKPPAPFHQVKPALQVLHRLIESSDEEILTDACWALSYISDGMSEKIQAVIEAGICPRLVELLHHPSEAVVVPALRTIGNIVTGDDSQTQVVIDNEGLPCLYNFVSQNYKRIIKKEACWTISNITAGNRNQIQAVIEANIISPLVHLLQHAELEIKKEAAWAIFNAISIGSHEQIQYLVKQGCMKPLCDLLACSDPRIVTLCLEGLDNILKIGETDTTLSNNGSGVNIYTEMIEECDGLEKIENLQSHENNEIYNKAVQMLERYWLEEKEEEEEEEDHFGDSQFSYGINTASIWRFKF from the exons ATGCCTTTAAGACCAAGTAGTACTAGAAAGGATGTTGAAGTGAGGAAGAAAGGGTACAAAACTTTAGTATTAGATGGTGAAGAAGCAAGAAGGAGAAGAGAAGACAATTTGGTGGTGATAAGGAAATCCAAAAGAGAAGACAGTCTCCTCAAGAAAAGGAAGGATGGGTTCTTTGTTATCAATCACAGTTTGTATCAAAAGCATTCAAAT TTGGAATGTGTTCCATTGATGGTAAAAGGAGTATCATCAGATAATCCTGCATTGCAATTGGAAGCAACCACTCTCTTTCGAAAACTATTATCCGTTG AGCCATGCCCTCCCATCGAGCAGGTAATCGAAGCAGGCATTGTTCCTCGATTAGTGGAGTTTCTTGACAATCATGATCAGCCTCAATTGCAG TTTGAGGCAGCATGGGCATTGACTAATATTGCATCTGGTACATCGGAGCACACACATGTTGTTATTCAAAATGGTGCTGTGCCCAAATTTGTGCAACTTCTTTGCTCTTCAATTGCTGATGTTCGAGAGCAG GCTGTTTGGGCATTAGGTAACATTGCTGGTGATTCACCAAAATCTAGAGATATAGTTCTTAATCATGGTGGGCTAATACCACTACTGGGACAATTGAATCAACATTCCAAATTATCTCTCCTACGGAATGCCACTTGGGCTTTACTAAACTTCTGCCGAGGCAAGCCACCAGCACCTTTCCACCAG GTTAAGCCTGCATTGCAAGTGTTGCACCGCCTGATTGAATCGAGTGACGAAGAAATTCTGACCGATGCTTGTTGGGCGCTTTCTTATATTTCCGACGGTATGAGCGAAAAGATTCAGGCCGTGATCGAGGCGGGCATATGTCCACGACTCGTGGAGCTTCTTCA TCATCCTTCAGAAGCTGTTGTTGTCCCTGCACTTCGGACCATAGGGAACATTGTTACCGGTGATGATTCTCAGACTCAG GTTGTAATTGACAATGAAGGTCTACCTTGTCTCTACAATTTTGTGTcccaaaattacaaaaggatTATCAAGAAAGAGGCTTGTTGGACAATTTCAAATATTACAGCTGGGAATAGAAACCAAATACAG GCTGTCATTGAAGCAAACATAATTAGTCCACTTGTTCACCTCCTTCAACATGCTGAACTTGAAATCAAGAAAGAAGCTGCTTGGGCTATTTTCAATGCTATCTCCATAGGCTCCCATGAACAGATTCA ATACTTAGTGAAACAAGGTTGTATGAAGCCACTTTGTGATCTATTGGCCTGCTCCGATCCAAGGATTGTGACATTATGTCTTGAGGGTCTTGATAATATTCTAAAGATTGGTGAGACAGATACAACATTAAGTAACAATGGTAGTGGGGTAAATATATACACTGAAATGATTGAAGAATGTGATGGTTTGGAGAAAATTGAGAATCTACAAAGCCATGAAAACAATGAGATCTACAACAAGGCAGTACAAATGTTAGAGAGGTATTGGTTGGAGGAAAaagaagaggaagaggaagaggaagatCACTTTGGTGATTCAcaattttcttatggaattaacACTGCCTCTATTTGGAGATTTAAATTTTAG
- the LOC108456210 gene encoding importin subunit alpha-4-like isoform X1 codes for MPLRPSSTRKDVEVRKKGYKTLVLDGEEARRRREDNLVVIRKSKREDSLLKKRKDGFFVINHSLYQKHSNVRIHWLLFLYRLECVPLMVKGVSSDNPALQLEATTLFRKLLSVEPCPPIEQVIEAGIVPRLVEFLDNHDQPQLQFEAAWALTNIASGTSEHTHVVIQNGAVPKFVQLLCSSIADVREQAVWALGNIAGDSPKSRDIVLNHGGLIPLLGQLNQHSKLSLLRNATWALLNFCRGKPPAPFHQVKPALQVLHRLIESSDEEILTDACWALSYISDGMSEKIQAVIEAGICPRLVELLHHPSEAVVVPALRTIGNIVTGDDSQTQVVIDNEGLPCLYNFVSQNYKRIIKKEACWTISNITAGNRNQIQAVIEANIISPLVHLLQHAELEIKKEAAWAIFNAISIGSHEQIQYLVKQGCMKPLCDLLACSDPRIVTLCLEGLDNILKIGETDTTLSNNGSGVNIYTEMIEECDGLEKIENLQSHENNEIYNKAVQMLERYWLEEKEEEEEEEDHFGDSQFSYGINTASIWRFKF; via the exons ATGCCTTTAAGACCAAGTAGTACTAGAAAGGATGTTGAAGTGAGGAAGAAAGGGTACAAAACTTTAGTATTAGATGGTGAAGAAGCAAGAAGGAGAAGAGAAGACAATTTGGTGGTGATAAGGAAATCCAAAAGAGAAGACAGTCTCCTCAAGAAAAGGAAGGATGGGTTCTTTGTTATCAATCACAGTTTGTATCAAAAGCATTCAAATGTAAGAATTCATTGGCTCCTTTTTCTTTATCGA TTGGAATGTGTTCCATTGATGGTAAAAGGAGTATCATCAGATAATCCTGCATTGCAATTGGAAGCAACCACTCTCTTTCGAAAACTATTATCCGTTG AGCCATGCCCTCCCATCGAGCAGGTAATCGAAGCAGGCATTGTTCCTCGATTAGTGGAGTTTCTTGACAATCATGATCAGCCTCAATTGCAG TTTGAGGCAGCATGGGCATTGACTAATATTGCATCTGGTACATCGGAGCACACACATGTTGTTATTCAAAATGGTGCTGTGCCCAAATTTGTGCAACTTCTTTGCTCTTCAATTGCTGATGTTCGAGAGCAG GCTGTTTGGGCATTAGGTAACATTGCTGGTGATTCACCAAAATCTAGAGATATAGTTCTTAATCATGGTGGGCTAATACCACTACTGGGACAATTGAATCAACATTCCAAATTATCTCTCCTACGGAATGCCACTTGGGCTTTACTAAACTTCTGCCGAGGCAAGCCACCAGCACCTTTCCACCAG GTTAAGCCTGCATTGCAAGTGTTGCACCGCCTGATTGAATCGAGTGACGAAGAAATTCTGACCGATGCTTGTTGGGCGCTTTCTTATATTTCCGACGGTATGAGCGAAAAGATTCAGGCCGTGATCGAGGCGGGCATATGTCCACGACTCGTGGAGCTTCTTCA TCATCCTTCAGAAGCTGTTGTTGTCCCTGCACTTCGGACCATAGGGAACATTGTTACCGGTGATGATTCTCAGACTCAG GTTGTAATTGACAATGAAGGTCTACCTTGTCTCTACAATTTTGTGTcccaaaattacaaaaggatTATCAAGAAAGAGGCTTGTTGGACAATTTCAAATATTACAGCTGGGAATAGAAACCAAATACAG GCTGTCATTGAAGCAAACATAATTAGTCCACTTGTTCACCTCCTTCAACATGCTGAACTTGAAATCAAGAAAGAAGCTGCTTGGGCTATTTTCAATGCTATCTCCATAGGCTCCCATGAACAGATTCA ATACTTAGTGAAACAAGGTTGTATGAAGCCACTTTGTGATCTATTGGCCTGCTCCGATCCAAGGATTGTGACATTATGTCTTGAGGGTCTTGATAATATTCTAAAGATTGGTGAGACAGATACAACATTAAGTAACAATGGTAGTGGGGTAAATATATACACTGAAATGATTGAAGAATGTGATGGTTTGGAGAAAATTGAGAATCTACAAAGCCATGAAAACAATGAGATCTACAACAAGGCAGTACAAATGTTAGAGAGGTATTGGTTGGAGGAAAaagaagaggaagaggaagaggaagatCACTTTGGTGATTCAcaattttcttatggaattaacACTGCCTCTATTTGGAGATTTAAATTTTAG